One genomic window of Cydia strobilella chromosome 11, ilCydStro3.1, whole genome shotgun sequence includes the following:
- the LOC134745588 gene encoding uncharacterized protein LOC134745588 encodes MFQIAISTLLLFLAVGYSTDNLDVFDTEIDDIFSSVIGPVFKQKTPHPISNKTLTDGRLVLKFRTLNAPLLKSLDDETPKNPMLNLQGKSYAQTPKRTRNYAQTSVRTRNYAQAQKISTPQAPMPPSKSQVLKKEDTENIYKELYKNPENKLELEQMLEQPISSKPDFKQDVFNETTTRFNQLYAVFQKWADETTSMNISRRQGNVKRSTTIYPYRRDPHKQGVIKINDRKFQALAAYYNLPSHVPEELEKLASDLYYSDRRALERTLILMAQFIYGAQYKFIYAQKLKERYEKVTKYQIGYSIAVLENLKQQFNNGYRAMYQFRKSKVGYTYEDEVMYLIKVYEKMLRIRVEFNEVVNYIRVLEFERIRRETLRVEAEGQKDMVAPINPAS; translated from the exons ATGTTTCAAATAGCTATTTCCACATTGTTGCTCT TCCTTGCCGTGGGCTACAGCACAGACAATCTGGATGTATTCGATACAGAAATAGACGACATATTCAGCAGCGTCATCGGTCCAGTTTTCAAACAGAAAACCCCACACCCGATCTCCAATAAAACCCTTACTGATGGACGTCTAGTGCTCAAATTTCGCACCCTAAACGCGCCTTTACTCAAATCGCTTGACGATGAAACACCAAAGAACCCCATGCTCAATCTTCAGGGGAAAAGTTACGCTCAAACGCCCAAACGCACCCGAAATTACGCTCAAACCTCCGTGCGCACAAGAAATTATGCTCAAGCGCAGAAAATCTCCACACCTCAAGCACCCATGCCTCCTTCAAAAAGTCAAGTCCTAAAAAAAGAGGACACAGAAAACATCTACAAAGAACTTTACAAAAACCCCGAGAATAAATTAGAGTTAGAGCAAATGCTCGAACAGCCAATATCGTCCAAGCCGGACTTTAAACAAGATGTGTTTAACGAAACTACAACACGATTCAACCAACTTTATGCTGTATTTCAAAAATGGGCGGATGAAACTACGAGTATGAATATATCTCGCCGACAAGGTAACGTGAAGCGCTCGACGACTATATATCCTTATAGACGAGACCCACACAAACAGGGAGTAATTAAGATTAATGACAGAAAATTTCAGGCGTTGGCAGCGTATTACAATTTACCAAGTCATGTGCCCGAGGAATTAGAAAAGCTAGCCTCTGACTTATATTACAGCGATCGCAGAGCCTTAGAAAGAACTCTAATACTCATGGCACAATTCATCTATGGTGCTCAGTATAAGTTCATATACGCTCAGAAGCTCAAGGAAAGATACGAAAAGGTGACTAAATACCAAATAGGATACTCTATTGCTGTTTTAGAGAATTTAAAACAACAGTTTAACAATGGGTACAGGGCGATGTACCAGTTTCGTAAGTCTAAAGTTGGATATACATATGAAGATGAAGTGATGTATTTGATAAAggtatatgaaaaaatgttaaggATTCGAGTGGAGTTTAATGAGGTAGTTAATTATATAAGGGTGCTTGAGTTCGAACGTATACGGAGAGAGACTTTGAGAGTGGAAGCGGAGGGTCAAAAAGATATGGTCGCACCAATTAACCCGGCATCATAG